One Gadus morhua chromosome 1, gadMor3.0, whole genome shotgun sequence DNA segment encodes these proteins:
- the atxn7l2b gene encoding ataxin-7-like protein 2b isoform X2, with product MLWCNDVKVSRGQMASTRERARAAMATLDRLNPNIDHVGLNWSCWIDKWNILTDKGGSKEEDSVDESRGSDTMTLSKEDMKIYGYCPALDSFYLVVCSHCGQLVKPQAFEAHCERRHGALIKMCNPSSCLADKQCPRPGRQSVIPSSREKHKKVETQEAGGFSKPATAPQHRTTKVLTEEASSPSVKTSGPQEAPPSSPCPSPSNTRAPPRDHPPLTPGALVSSSSSSHSSATTSERPKTDTGPSGATQSPLPEGLRTYSRTHKKVYKKECDPDRHCGVLDPARKTLCTRQLMCNIHSIHQRRRVEGRSRPLDQLLLEQRASSSGSDVDKLSASEDSPTPYLQKPQDPATPKHVKRGPGTNCPILWSREPSRRAAEEEGDAAVEVEIQHPYPFNQSLPSSGESDEEEEEEEGGEREEEADPQEEEEENGDIPATPWHPKPLGLCTFGSHTLGCSVFTFDRRLHHLRLALSDMVEQHVNAPLWKRIPQVPAGLQSRHPAPAAQGSAIRPRTSSCGPPSSPSSGPSRPRGNLPGGRSPRAPGPYPTRLPGGRPGRAPPKVRAPVPMVTQSSVRTFPLHEKRDQRRCPPAPPLHPQVTPPRGPANRHRPPAGSKPSDPGSPSLSSGCSRAAAFAPPPHSTLRRGAGAGGPELRGPTQKRKMSGSEGLASGPRPQPRSSAQSRHLAGQPPSGLFSWRKGTRVGAGPGD from the exons ATGCTGTGGTGTAATGACGTAAAGGTATCGCGTGGACAGATGGCGTCAACTCGTGAACGCGCAAGAGCAGCAATGGCCACTTTGGATCGGCTCAATCCTAATATCGACCATGTTGGTTTAAACTGGAGTTGTTGGATAGATAAATGGAATATTTTAACAGATAAAG GTGGATCTAAAGAGGAAGACTCCGTTGATGAAAGCAGAGGCAGCGACACGATGACCCTCTCCAAAGAAG ATATGAAAATCTATGGCTACTGCCCGGCCCTTGACAGCTTCTACCTGGTGGTGTGCAGCCACTGTGGGCAGTTAGTCAAACCCCAGGCGTTCGAGGCTCACTGTGAGAGGCGCCATGGTGCCCTCATCAAAATGTGCAACCCATCGTCTTGCTTAGCCGACAAGCAATGCCCCCGGCCCGGGCGCCAGTCCGTGATACCATCCTCGAGAGAGAAGCACAAAAAGGTGGAAACTCAGGAGGCTGGCGGCTTCTCCAAACCAGCAACCGCACCCCAGCACAGAACCACCAAAGTCCTGACGGAAGAGGCCAG TTCACCGTCAGTCAAGACTTCAGGTCCTCAGGAAGCCCCGCCCTCATCgccatgcccctccccctctaatACCAGGGCTCCTCCCCGGGACCACCCACCCCTGACCCCGGGGGCGCtcgtctcctcttcctcgtcgtcacaCTCCTCCGCCACAACCTCGGAGAGACCGAAGACGGACACGGGGCCCTCAGGTGCCACTCAGAGTCCTCTGCCTGAGGGCCTGAGGACCTACAGTCGGACTCATAAGAAAGTCTACA AGAAGGAATGCGATCCGGACAGACACTGCGGGGTGCTGGATCCAGCTAGGAAGACGCTCTGCACGCGACAGCTTATGTGCAAT ATCCACTCCATCCACCAGCGGAGGAGGGTGGAAGGCCGGAGCAGGCCGTtggaccagctgctgctggagcagaGGGCCAGCTCTTCAGGCAGCGACGTGGACAAACTCTCAGCCAGTGAGGACTCGCCGACGCCATATCTCCAGAAGCCTCAGGACCCGGCCACGCCCAAGCACGTGAAACGCGGCCCCGGCACCAACTGCCCCATCCTCTG GTCCAGGGAGCCGTCCCGTAGGGCtgccgaggaggagggggacgccgcggtggaggtggagatccAGCACCCCTACCCCTTCAACCAGAGCCTGCCCTCCAGTGGGGAgagcgacgaggaggaggaggaggaggaaggcggagagagagaggaggaggcagaccctcaggaggaggaggaggagaatggcgATATTCCCGCCACTCCCTGGCACCCCAAGCCTCTCGGA ttATGCACTTTTGGAAGCCATACTTTGGGTTGTAGCGTATTCACCTTTGACCGACGCCTGCATCACCTGCGGTTGGCCCTCAGCGACATGGTGGAGCAGCACGTCAACGCCCCTCTGTGGAA GAGAATACCTCAGGTTCCAGCTGGGCTCCAGTCCCGtcaccccgcccccgccgcccagGGCTCGGCCATCAGACCCAGAACCTCCTCCTGCGGCCCGCccagctccccctcctcaggACCCTCCAGACCCAGGGGGAACCTCCCGGGCGGCAGGTCACCCCGCGCCCCTGGACCCTACCCCACCCGGCTCCCCGGGGGGCGACCGGGCCGGGCACCCCCCAAAGTGCGAGCGCCGGTTCCCATGGTGACCCAAAGCAGCGTCAGGACGTTCCCTCTCCACGAGAAGAGAGACCAGCGGCGGTGCCCCCCcgcacctcccctccacccccaggtcACGCCCCCTCGCGGACCGGCCAACAGACACCGACCCCCCGCAGGATCAAAGCCGTCGGACCCGGGCTCCCCGTCGCTGAGCAGCGGCTGCAGTCGGGCCGCCGCCTTCGCTCCGCCGCCGCACTCCACCCTGCGccgcggggccggggccggggggccggagCTCAGGGGCCCCACGCAGAAGCGCAAGATGAGCGGCTCCGAGGGGCTGGCCAGcggcccccgcccccagcccagGAGCTCCGCCCAGTCCCGTCACCTGGCTGGTCAGCCGCCCTCCGGCCTGTTCTCCTGGAGGAAGGGGACCCGGGTGGGCGCTGGCCCTGGAGACTAG
- the atxn7l2b gene encoding ataxin-7-like protein 2b isoform X1 — protein MLWCNDVKVSRGQMASTRERARAAMATLDRLNPNIDHVGLNWSCWIDKWNILTDKDVFPLHSGGSKEEDSVDESRGSDTMTLSKEDMKIYGYCPALDSFYLVVCSHCGQLVKPQAFEAHCERRHGALIKMCNPSSCLADKQCPRPGRQSVIPSSREKHKKVETQEAGGFSKPATAPQHRTTKVLTEEASSPSVKTSGPQEAPPSSPCPSPSNTRAPPRDHPPLTPGALVSSSSSSHSSATTSERPKTDTGPSGATQSPLPEGLRTYSRTHKKVYKKECDPDRHCGVLDPARKTLCTRQLMCNIHSIHQRRRVEGRSRPLDQLLLEQRASSSGSDVDKLSASEDSPTPYLQKPQDPATPKHVKRGPGTNCPILWSREPSRRAAEEEGDAAVEVEIQHPYPFNQSLPSSGESDEEEEEEEGGEREEEADPQEEEEENGDIPATPWHPKPLGLCTFGSHTLGCSVFTFDRRLHHLRLALSDMVEQHVNAPLWKRIPQVPAGLQSRHPAPAAQGSAIRPRTSSCGPPSSPSSGPSRPRGNLPGGRSPRAPGPYPTRLPGGRPGRAPPKVRAPVPMVTQSSVRTFPLHEKRDQRRCPPAPPLHPQVTPPRGPANRHRPPAGSKPSDPGSPSLSSGCSRAAAFAPPPHSTLRRGAGAGGPELRGPTQKRKMSGSEGLASGPRPQPRSSAQSRHLAGQPPSGLFSWRKGTRVGAGPGD, from the exons ATGCTGTGGTGTAATGACGTAAAGGTATCGCGTGGACAGATGGCGTCAACTCGTGAACGCGCAAGAGCAGCAATGGCCACTTTGGATCGGCTCAATCCTAATATCGACCATGTTGGTTTAAACTGGAGTTGTTGGATAGATAAATGGAATATTTTAACAGATAAAG ACGTGTTTCCCTTGCATTCAGGTGGATCTAAAGAGGAAGACTCCGTTGATGAAAGCAGAGGCAGCGACACGATGACCCTCTCCAAAGAAG ATATGAAAATCTATGGCTACTGCCCGGCCCTTGACAGCTTCTACCTGGTGGTGTGCAGCCACTGTGGGCAGTTAGTCAAACCCCAGGCGTTCGAGGCTCACTGTGAGAGGCGCCATGGTGCCCTCATCAAAATGTGCAACCCATCGTCTTGCTTAGCCGACAAGCAATGCCCCCGGCCCGGGCGCCAGTCCGTGATACCATCCTCGAGAGAGAAGCACAAAAAGGTGGAAACTCAGGAGGCTGGCGGCTTCTCCAAACCAGCAACCGCACCCCAGCACAGAACCACCAAAGTCCTGACGGAAGAGGCCAG TTCACCGTCAGTCAAGACTTCAGGTCCTCAGGAAGCCCCGCCCTCATCgccatgcccctccccctctaatACCAGGGCTCCTCCCCGGGACCACCCACCCCTGACCCCGGGGGCGCtcgtctcctcttcctcgtcgtcacaCTCCTCCGCCACAACCTCGGAGAGACCGAAGACGGACACGGGGCCCTCAGGTGCCACTCAGAGTCCTCTGCCTGAGGGCCTGAGGACCTACAGTCGGACTCATAAGAAAGTCTACA AGAAGGAATGCGATCCGGACAGACACTGCGGGGTGCTGGATCCAGCTAGGAAGACGCTCTGCACGCGACAGCTTATGTGCAAT ATCCACTCCATCCACCAGCGGAGGAGGGTGGAAGGCCGGAGCAGGCCGTtggaccagctgctgctggagcagaGGGCCAGCTCTTCAGGCAGCGACGTGGACAAACTCTCAGCCAGTGAGGACTCGCCGACGCCATATCTCCAGAAGCCTCAGGACCCGGCCACGCCCAAGCACGTGAAACGCGGCCCCGGCACCAACTGCCCCATCCTCTG GTCCAGGGAGCCGTCCCGTAGGGCtgccgaggaggagggggacgccgcggtggaggtggagatccAGCACCCCTACCCCTTCAACCAGAGCCTGCCCTCCAGTGGGGAgagcgacgaggaggaggaggaggaggaaggcggagagagagaggaggaggcagaccctcaggaggaggaggaggagaatggcgATATTCCCGCCACTCCCTGGCACCCCAAGCCTCTCGGA ttATGCACTTTTGGAAGCCATACTTTGGGTTGTAGCGTATTCACCTTTGACCGACGCCTGCATCACCTGCGGTTGGCCCTCAGCGACATGGTGGAGCAGCACGTCAACGCCCCTCTGTGGAA GAGAATACCTCAGGTTCCAGCTGGGCTCCAGTCCCGtcaccccgcccccgccgcccagGGCTCGGCCATCAGACCCAGAACCTCCTCCTGCGGCCCGCccagctccccctcctcaggACCCTCCAGACCCAGGGGGAACCTCCCGGGCGGCAGGTCACCCCGCGCCCCTGGACCCTACCCCACCCGGCTCCCCGGGGGGCGACCGGGCCGGGCACCCCCCAAAGTGCGAGCGCCGGTTCCCATGGTGACCCAAAGCAGCGTCAGGACGTTCCCTCTCCACGAGAAGAGAGACCAGCGGCGGTGCCCCCCcgcacctcccctccacccccaggtcACGCCCCCTCGCGGACCGGCCAACAGACACCGACCCCCCGCAGGATCAAAGCCGTCGGACCCGGGCTCCCCGTCGCTGAGCAGCGGCTGCAGTCGGGCCGCCGCCTTCGCTCCGCCGCCGCACTCCACCCTGCGccgcggggccggggccggggggccggagCTCAGGGGCCCCACGCAGAAGCGCAAGATGAGCGGCTCCGAGGGGCTGGCCAGcggcccccgcccccagcccagGAGCTCCGCCCAGTCCCGTCACCTGGCTGGTCAGCCGCCCTCCGGCCTGTTCTCCTGGAGGAAGGGGACCCGGGTGGGCGCTGGCCCTGGAGACTAG
- the atxn7l2b gene encoding ataxin-7-like protein 2b isoform X3: MLWCNDVKVSRGQMASTRERARAAMATLDRLNPNIDHVGLNWSCWIDKWNILTDKDVFPLHSGGSKEEDSVDESRGSDTMTLSKEDMKIYGYCPALDSFYLVVCSHCGQLVKPQAFEAHCERRHGALIKMCNPSSCLADKQCPRPGRQSVIPSSREKHKKVETQEAGGFSKPATAPQHRTTKVLTEEASSPSVKTSGPQEAPPSSPCPSPSNTRAPPRDHPPLTPGALVSSSSSSHSSATTSERPKTDTGPSGATQSPLPEGLRTYSRTHKKVYKKECDPDRHCGVLDPARKTLCTRQLMCNIHSIHQRRRVEGRSRPLDQLLLEQRASSSGSDVDKLSASEDSPTPYLQKPQDPATPKSREPSRRAAEEEGDAAVEVEIQHPYPFNQSLPSSGESDEEEEEEEGGEREEEADPQEEEEENGDIPATPWHPKPLGLCTFGSHTLGCSVFTFDRRLHHLRLALSDMVEQHVNAPLWKRIPQVPAGLQSRHPAPAAQGSAIRPRTSSCGPPSSPSSGPSRPRGNLPGGRSPRAPGPYPTRLPGGRPGRAPPKVRAPVPMVTQSSVRTFPLHEKRDQRRCPPAPPLHPQVTPPRGPANRHRPPAGSKPSDPGSPSLSSGCSRAAAFAPPPHSTLRRGAGAGGPELRGPTQKRKMSGSEGLASGPRPQPRSSAQSRHLAGQPPSGLFSWRKGTRVGAGPGD; this comes from the exons ATGCTGTGGTGTAATGACGTAAAGGTATCGCGTGGACAGATGGCGTCAACTCGTGAACGCGCAAGAGCAGCAATGGCCACTTTGGATCGGCTCAATCCTAATATCGACCATGTTGGTTTAAACTGGAGTTGTTGGATAGATAAATGGAATATTTTAACAGATAAAG ACGTGTTTCCCTTGCATTCAGGTGGATCTAAAGAGGAAGACTCCGTTGATGAAAGCAGAGGCAGCGACACGATGACCCTCTCCAAAGAAG ATATGAAAATCTATGGCTACTGCCCGGCCCTTGACAGCTTCTACCTGGTGGTGTGCAGCCACTGTGGGCAGTTAGTCAAACCCCAGGCGTTCGAGGCTCACTGTGAGAGGCGCCATGGTGCCCTCATCAAAATGTGCAACCCATCGTCTTGCTTAGCCGACAAGCAATGCCCCCGGCCCGGGCGCCAGTCCGTGATACCATCCTCGAGAGAGAAGCACAAAAAGGTGGAAACTCAGGAGGCTGGCGGCTTCTCCAAACCAGCAACCGCACCCCAGCACAGAACCACCAAAGTCCTGACGGAAGAGGCCAG TTCACCGTCAGTCAAGACTTCAGGTCCTCAGGAAGCCCCGCCCTCATCgccatgcccctccccctctaatACCAGGGCTCCTCCCCGGGACCACCCACCCCTGACCCCGGGGGCGCtcgtctcctcttcctcgtcgtcacaCTCCTCCGCCACAACCTCGGAGAGACCGAAGACGGACACGGGGCCCTCAGGTGCCACTCAGAGTCCTCTGCCTGAGGGCCTGAGGACCTACAGTCGGACTCATAAGAAAGTCTACA AGAAGGAATGCGATCCGGACAGACACTGCGGGGTGCTGGATCCAGCTAGGAAGACGCTCTGCACGCGACAGCTTATGTGCAAT ATCCACTCCATCCACCAGCGGAGGAGGGTGGAAGGCCGGAGCAGGCCGTtggaccagctgctgctggagcagaGGGCCAGCTCTTCAGGCAGCGACGTGGACAAACTCTCAGCCAGTGAGGACTCGCCGACGCCATATCTCCAGAAGCCTCAGGACCCGGCCACGCCCAA GTCCAGGGAGCCGTCCCGTAGGGCtgccgaggaggagggggacgccgcggtggaggtggagatccAGCACCCCTACCCCTTCAACCAGAGCCTGCCCTCCAGTGGGGAgagcgacgaggaggaggaggaggaggaaggcggagagagagaggaggaggcagaccctcaggaggaggaggaggagaatggcgATATTCCCGCCACTCCCTGGCACCCCAAGCCTCTCGGA ttATGCACTTTTGGAAGCCATACTTTGGGTTGTAGCGTATTCACCTTTGACCGACGCCTGCATCACCTGCGGTTGGCCCTCAGCGACATGGTGGAGCAGCACGTCAACGCCCCTCTGTGGAA GAGAATACCTCAGGTTCCAGCTGGGCTCCAGTCCCGtcaccccgcccccgccgcccagGGCTCGGCCATCAGACCCAGAACCTCCTCCTGCGGCCCGCccagctccccctcctcaggACCCTCCAGACCCAGGGGGAACCTCCCGGGCGGCAGGTCACCCCGCGCCCCTGGACCCTACCCCACCCGGCTCCCCGGGGGGCGACCGGGCCGGGCACCCCCCAAAGTGCGAGCGCCGGTTCCCATGGTGACCCAAAGCAGCGTCAGGACGTTCCCTCTCCACGAGAAGAGAGACCAGCGGCGGTGCCCCCCcgcacctcccctccacccccaggtcACGCCCCCTCGCGGACCGGCCAACAGACACCGACCCCCCGCAGGATCAAAGCCGTCGGACCCGGGCTCCCCGTCGCTGAGCAGCGGCTGCAGTCGGGCCGCCGCCTTCGCTCCGCCGCCGCACTCCACCCTGCGccgcggggccggggccggggggccggagCTCAGGGGCCCCACGCAGAAGCGCAAGATGAGCGGCTCCGAGGGGCTGGCCAGcggcccccgcccccagcccagGAGCTCCGCCCAGTCCCGTCACCTGGCTGGTCAGCCGCCCTCCGGCCTGTTCTCCTGGAGGAAGGGGACCCGGGTGGGCGCTGGCCCTGGAGACTAG
- the atxn7l2b gene encoding ataxin-7-like protein 2b isoform X4: protein MLWCNDVKVSRGQMASTRERARAAMATLDRLNPNIDHVGLNWSCWIDKWNILTDKDVFPLHSGGSKEEDSVDESRGSDTMTLSKEDMKIYGYCPALDSFYLVVCSHCGQLVKPQAFEAHCERRHGALIKMCNPSSCLADKQCPRPGRQSVIPSSREKHKKVETQEAGGFSKPATAPQHRTTKVLTEEARAPPRDHPPLTPGALVSSSSSSHSSATTSERPKTDTGPSGATQSPLPEGLRTYSRTHKKVYKKECDPDRHCGVLDPARKTLCTRQLMCNIHSIHQRRRVEGRSRPLDQLLLEQRASSSGSDVDKLSASEDSPTPYLQKPQDPATPKHVKRGPGTNCPILWSREPSRRAAEEEGDAAVEVEIQHPYPFNQSLPSSGESDEEEEEEEGGEREEEADPQEEEEENGDIPATPWHPKPLGLCTFGSHTLGCSVFTFDRRLHHLRLALSDMVEQHVNAPLWKRIPQVPAGLQSRHPAPAAQGSAIRPRTSSCGPPSSPSSGPSRPRGNLPGGRSPRAPGPYPTRLPGGRPGRAPPKVRAPVPMVTQSSVRTFPLHEKRDQRRCPPAPPLHPQVTPPRGPANRHRPPAGSKPSDPGSPSLSSGCSRAAAFAPPPHSTLRRGAGAGGPELRGPTQKRKMSGSEGLASGPRPQPRSSAQSRHLAGQPPSGLFSWRKGTRVGAGPGD from the exons ATGCTGTGGTGTAATGACGTAAAGGTATCGCGTGGACAGATGGCGTCAACTCGTGAACGCGCAAGAGCAGCAATGGCCACTTTGGATCGGCTCAATCCTAATATCGACCATGTTGGTTTAAACTGGAGTTGTTGGATAGATAAATGGAATATTTTAACAGATAAAG ACGTGTTTCCCTTGCATTCAGGTGGATCTAAAGAGGAAGACTCCGTTGATGAAAGCAGAGGCAGCGACACGATGACCCTCTCCAAAGAAG ATATGAAAATCTATGGCTACTGCCCGGCCCTTGACAGCTTCTACCTGGTGGTGTGCAGCCACTGTGGGCAGTTAGTCAAACCCCAGGCGTTCGAGGCTCACTGTGAGAGGCGCCATGGTGCCCTCATCAAAATGTGCAACCCATCGTCTTGCTTAGCCGACAAGCAATGCCCCCGGCCCGGGCGCCAGTCCGTGATACCATCCTCGAGAGAGAAGCACAAAAAGGTGGAAACTCAGGAGGCTGGCGGCTTCTCCAAACCAGCAACCGCACCCCAGCACAGAACCACCAAAGTCCTGACGGAAGAGGCCAG GGCTCCTCCCCGGGACCACCCACCCCTGACCCCGGGGGCGCtcgtctcctcttcctcgtcgtcacaCTCCTCCGCCACAACCTCGGAGAGACCGAAGACGGACACGGGGCCCTCAGGTGCCACTCAGAGTCCTCTGCCTGAGGGCCTGAGGACCTACAGTCGGACTCATAAGAAAGTCTACA AGAAGGAATGCGATCCGGACAGACACTGCGGGGTGCTGGATCCAGCTAGGAAGACGCTCTGCACGCGACAGCTTATGTGCAAT ATCCACTCCATCCACCAGCGGAGGAGGGTGGAAGGCCGGAGCAGGCCGTtggaccagctgctgctggagcagaGGGCCAGCTCTTCAGGCAGCGACGTGGACAAACTCTCAGCCAGTGAGGACTCGCCGACGCCATATCTCCAGAAGCCTCAGGACCCGGCCACGCCCAAGCACGTGAAACGCGGCCCCGGCACCAACTGCCCCATCCTCTG GTCCAGGGAGCCGTCCCGTAGGGCtgccgaggaggagggggacgccgcggtggaggtggagatccAGCACCCCTACCCCTTCAACCAGAGCCTGCCCTCCAGTGGGGAgagcgacgaggaggaggaggaggaggaaggcggagagagagaggaggaggcagaccctcaggaggaggaggaggagaatggcgATATTCCCGCCACTCCCTGGCACCCCAAGCCTCTCGGA ttATGCACTTTTGGAAGCCATACTTTGGGTTGTAGCGTATTCACCTTTGACCGACGCCTGCATCACCTGCGGTTGGCCCTCAGCGACATGGTGGAGCAGCACGTCAACGCCCCTCTGTGGAA GAGAATACCTCAGGTTCCAGCTGGGCTCCAGTCCCGtcaccccgcccccgccgcccagGGCTCGGCCATCAGACCCAGAACCTCCTCCTGCGGCCCGCccagctccccctcctcaggACCCTCCAGACCCAGGGGGAACCTCCCGGGCGGCAGGTCACCCCGCGCCCCTGGACCCTACCCCACCCGGCTCCCCGGGGGGCGACCGGGCCGGGCACCCCCCAAAGTGCGAGCGCCGGTTCCCATGGTGACCCAAAGCAGCGTCAGGACGTTCCCTCTCCACGAGAAGAGAGACCAGCGGCGGTGCCCCCCcgcacctcccctccacccccaggtcACGCCCCCTCGCGGACCGGCCAACAGACACCGACCCCCCGCAGGATCAAAGCCGTCGGACCCGGGCTCCCCGTCGCTGAGCAGCGGCTGCAGTCGGGCCGCCGCCTTCGCTCCGCCGCCGCACTCCACCCTGCGccgcggggccggggccggggggccggagCTCAGGGGCCCCACGCAGAAGCGCAAGATGAGCGGCTCCGAGGGGCTGGCCAGcggcccccgcccccagcccagGAGCTCCGCCCAGTCCCGTCACCTGGCTGGTCAGCCGCCCTCCGGCCTGTTCTCCTGGAGGAAGGGGACCCGGGTGGGCGCTGGCCCTGGAGACTAG
- the amigo1 gene encoding amphoterin-induced protein 1, translated as MLQTLHQTAGVGCGMSETLACLRWSVLLGLSVALLWIPGAAGSALNCHKTCICASNIVSCSKMNLTAVPTELPPYTVVLDLSYNEITRLRAEWTHDKLDKLQNLLLSHNGLHFLSSEAFLNAKQLRYLDLSSNKLRLLDEYIFEPLAHLEVLLLYNNHISQIDRLAFTGVNSLQKLYLSQNLVSRFPLELVADKSRLEKLILLDVSSNRIKALPVAELQALPAWIKNGLYFHNNPLVCGCDLYSLLAHWYIRKLNSARDFRDDYQCYLPAPAPAKTLVGVFELSSDYMNCSTFKQTDEEAFLEQTLTLSCDTKHKDMSKTWLMPGNVVVSAGINQTARVLPDGRLQISPVRSEDSGNYTCFAVSEAHNETLYVVLKVHNFTMNAGGDSLNTAYTTLVGCLASAVLVLIYLYLTPCRCFCCPDRGKKGGDDSIHSSMISVTPTHDDPALKAELDRHVAFIDSKDLRGQNGKLNPNGDEEEPDEEAGMLGKGRRRRSVAESISSVFSDTPMVV; from the coding sequence ATGTTGCAAACCCTCCACCAGACCGCCGGTGTCGGTTGTGGTATGTCGGAGACCCTGGCCTGCCTGCGCTGGTCCGTTCTCCTTGGCCTCTCCGTGGCCCTGCTGTGGATCCCCGGGGCGGCGGGCTCGGCTCTGAACTGCCACAAGACCTGCATCTGCGCCTCCAACATCGTGAGCTGCTCCAAGATGAACCTGACGGCCGTGCCCACCGAGCTGCCGCCCTACACGGTGGTGCTGGACCTCAGCTACAACGAAATCACCCGGCTCCGCGCCGAATGGACCCACGACAAACTGGACAAGCTTCAAAACCTCCTGCTCAGCCACAACggcctccacttcctgtcctcGGAGGCCTTCCTGAACGCGAAGCAGCTGCGCTACCTGGACCTGTCGTCCAACAAGCTGCGGCTGCTGGACGAGTACATCTTCGAGCCGCTTGCCCATCTGGAGGTCCTGCTGCTCTACAACAACCACATCTCCCAGATCGACCGGCTGGCCTTCACCGGGGTCAACAGCCTGCAGAAGCTCTACCTGAGCCAGAACCTAGTGTCCCGCTTCCCCCTGGAGCTGGTGGCCGACAAGTCTCGCCTGGAGAAGCTGATTCTGCTGGACGTGTCGTCCAATCGCATCAAGGCCCTGCCCGTCGCGGAGCTCCAGGCGCTGCCGGCGTGGATTAAAAACGGCCTCTACTTCCACAACAACCCTCTGGTGTGCGGGTGCGACCTGTACAGCCTCCTGGCCCACTGGTACATCCGGAAGCTCAACTCGGCGCGGGACTTCAGGGACGACTACCAATGCTACTTGCCGGCGCCGGCACCGGCGAAAACCCTAGTGGGCGTTTTCGAACTGAGCAGCGACTACATGAACTGCAGCACCTTCAAGCAGACGGACGAAGAGGCGTTCCTGGAGCAGACGCTGACCCTGAGCTGCGACACCAAGCACAAGGACATGTCCAAGACCTGGCTCATGCCCGGGAACGTGGTGGTCTCGGCGGGCATCAACCAGACGGCCCGGGTCCTGCCGGACGGACGGCTCCAGATCAGTCCGGTGAGGTCGGAGGACTCGGGGAACTACACGTGTTTCGCCGTGAGCGAGGCCCACAACGAGACGCTCTACGTGGTGCTGAAGGTGCACAACTTCACCATGAACGCCGGCGGGGACTCCCTGAACACGGCCTACACCACGCTGGTGGGCTGCCTGGCCAGCGCCGTGCTGGTGCTCATCTACCTGTACCTGACGCCCTGCCGCTGCTTCTGCTGCCCCGACCGGGGCAAGAAGGGCGGCGACGACAGCATCCACTCGTCCATGATCAGCGTCACTCCCACGCACGACGACCCCGCGCTGAAGGCGGAGCTGGACAGACACGTGGCCTTCATAGACTCCAAGGACCTCCGGGGGCAGAATGGCAAGCTCAACCCCAACGGGGACGAAGAGGAGCCGGACGAGGAGGCCGGCATGCTGGGGaagggacggaggaggaggtctgtcGCCGAGTCGATAAGCTCCGTCTTCTCGGACACCCCCATGGTGGtctag